One window from the genome of Buchnera aphidicola (Neophyllaphis podocarpi) encodes:
- a CDS encoding SmdB family multidrug efflux ABC transporter permease/ATP-binding protein, whose product MKIKKMLNLIKISPTLHRLLSYAYPWKKSIFIALIMLTGASISETICPLLISYFIDDIIAKHKFIPKIFILLLFSFIILQIISIILHYFQNLILSKIAIEILKKVRIDVMKSAILQPLSKFDKQPIGQIIAKVTNDTELIKDLYDTVIISVLRSFILIFTILIAMFTVKWEMAVITIIVFPLIIIVMIIYQHYSIPILRKVRSYLANINNSFNEAIKGMKILQQFRQEDRFGKKIQKHSKFHYKFRMQTLRLDGFLLRPLLSLFSGLVLCGWIILFSFYPKGTFEIGILYVFINYLSRLNEPLITITTQQSILQQAIVSGERIFQLIDSPKQKYGKDNNSISEGKINIKNLNFSYHIKDEKILKNINLKFRSKEFIALVGRTGSGKSTLANLLMGYYQINDGNIYIDGRKINDLSQKCLRKGISMVQQEPYILADSLFYNITLGRNISENTVWKILEIVQMKKFTESMKYGIHSILGEEGNNLSIGQKQLLSIARVLVSYPKILILDEATANIDSETEIAIQKTLKKIKKKTTLIIIAHRLSTVTEADSIIVLNKGEIVEQGSHEELMKKKSNYWNMYKLKNKI is encoded by the coding sequence ATGAAAATAAAAAAGATGTTAAATTTAATTAAAATATCACCTACACTACATAGATTATTATCTTATGCTTATCCTTGGAAAAAATCAATATTTATTGCATTAATAATGCTAACTGGAGCTTCAATTTCTGAAACAATATGTCCTTTATTAATTAGTTATTTTATTGATGATATAATAGCTAAACATAAATTTATACCTAAAATTTTTATTTTATTACTTTTTAGTTTTATTATATTACAAATAATATCTATTATATTACACTATTTTCAAAATTTGATATTAAGTAAAATAGCTATAGAAATATTAAAAAAAGTAAGAATTGATGTAATGAAATCTGCTATTTTACAACCTTTAAGTAAGTTTGACAAACAGCCTATTGGTCAAATTATAGCAAAAGTAACAAATGATACAGAACTAATAAAAGATCTATATGATACAGTTATAATTTCAGTACTCAGAAGTTTTATATTAATTTTTACAATTCTTATAGCTATGTTTACTGTAAAATGGGAAATGGCTGTAATAACAATAATTGTTTTTCCTTTAATAATTATTGTTATGATAATATATCAACATTATAGTATTCCCATCTTAAGAAAAGTTAGATCGTACTTAGCAAACATTAATAATAGTTTTAACGAAGCAATTAAAGGAATGAAAATTTTACAACAATTTAGACAAGAAGATAGATTTGGCAAAAAGATTCAAAAACATAGCAAGTTTCACTATAAATTTAGAATGCAAACACTGCGTTTAGATGGTTTTTTATTAAGACCATTACTCAGTCTATTTTCAGGTTTAGTGTTATGCGGATGGATAATTTTGTTTAGCTTCTATCCTAAAGGAACATTTGAAATAGGAATACTTTACGTTTTTATAAATTATTTAAGCAGACTAAATGAACCTTTAATAACAATAACAACTCAGCAATCTATATTACAACAAGCAATAGTATCAGGAGAAAGAATCTTTCAATTAATAGATTCTCCTAAACAAAAATATGGAAAAGATAATAACTCAATATCAGAAGGAAAAATTAATATTAAAAATCTTAATTTTTCTTACCATATCAAAGATGAAAAAATATTAAAAAATATTAATTTAAAATTTAGATCGAAAGAATTCATTGCATTAGTAGGACGAACAGGAAGCGGAAAAAGCACTTTAGCAAATTTATTAATGGGATATTATCAAATTAATGATGGAAATATATACATTGATGGAAGAAAAATAAATGATCTTAGTCAAAAATGCTTAAGAAAAGGTATATCAATGGTTCAACAAGAACCATACATTTTAGCTGATAGTTTATTTTATAATATAACATTAGGAAGAAATATTTCAGAAAATACTGTATGGAAAATATTAGAAATAGTTCAAATGAAAAAATTTACTGAATCTATGAAATATGGAATTCATTCTATATTAGGAGAAGAAGGAAATAATCTATCAATAGGACAAAAACAATTATTATCTATTGCTAGAGTACTAGTAAGTTATCCAAAAATTCTAATACTAGATGAAGCAACAGCAAATATTGATTCAGAAACAGAAATAGCAATACAAAAAACTCTAAAAAAAATCAAAAAGAAAACAACTCTTATTATAATAGCGCATAGACTTTCTACTGTTACAGAAGCAGATTCTATTATAGTTTTAAATAAAGGTGAAATAGTAGAACAAGGATCTCATGAAGAATTAATGAAAAAAAAATCAAATTATTGGAATATGTATAAACTAAAAAATAAAATTTAA
- the dnaX gene encoding DNA polymerase III subunit gamma/tau, producing the protein MNYTALARKWRPKLFKEVVGQKYIINAISNGLFLQKIHHSWLFSGTRGVGKTTIARILAKSLNCEKGISPTPCRKCSNCKEIEEGNFIDFIEIDAASRTKVENIRELLDNMKYLPVKGKFKIYLIDEIHMLSKSSFNALLKTLEEPLSHIKIISATTEINRIPLTFISRCLYFNLRLISKTEILNYLKNILTIEKIDFKIEDLKKIAEEAQGSMRDALNITEKSISVKKNNESIENIYIKIENEIKQKDISKIIFYLIKCQSYKVIKFLNRSELYNLNWDNFLSEILYVLHNMALMKNFPIMEKIQIENKISNIQEITKEIKIKEIHLLYKTILKAKKDIKYAPSKKIGVEMIFLEFLSKIKQNTEIEKKNRN; encoded by the coding sequence ATAAATTATACTGCTCTTGCTAGAAAATGGAGACCTAAATTATTTAAAGAAGTAGTAGGGCAAAAATATATTATTAATGCTATATCAAATGGATTATTTTTACAAAAAATTCATCATTCTTGGTTATTTTCAGGAACTAGAGGAGTAGGAAAAACTACTATTGCTAGAATATTAGCTAAAAGTTTAAATTGTGAAAAAGGAATTAGTCCTACACCATGTAGAAAATGTTCAAATTGTAAAGAAATAGAAGAAGGTAACTTTATTGATTTTATTGAAATAGATGCTGCTTCAAGAACTAAAGTTGAAAATATAAGAGAATTATTAGATAATATGAAATATTTACCAGTAAAAGGTAAATTTAAAATTTATTTAATAGATGAAATACATATGTTATCTAAAAGTAGTTTTAATGCTTTATTAAAAACATTAGAAGAACCACTTTCACATATAAAAATAATTTCTGCTACAACAGAAATTAATAGAATTCCTCTAACATTTATTTCAAGATGTTTGTATTTCAATTTAAGATTAATATCTAAAACAGAAATATTAAATTATTTAAAAAATATTTTAACAATAGAAAAAATTGATTTCAAAATAGAAGATCTTAAAAAAATTGCAGAAGAAGCACAAGGTAGTATGAGAGATGCTCTAAATATAACAGAAAAATCTATAAGTGTTAAAAAAAATAATGAAAGTATAGAAAATATTTATATAAAAATTGAGAATGAAATTAAACAAAAAGATATATCTAAAATTATATTTTATTTAATAAAATGTCAATCATATAAAGTAATAAAATTTTTAAATAGATCAGAATTATATAATTTAAATTGGGATAATTTTCTTTCAGAGATATTATATGTATTACATAATATGGCCTTGATGAAAAATTTTCCTATAATGGAGAAAATTCAAATAGAAAATAAAATTAGTAATATTCAAGAAATAACTAAAGAAATAAAAATAAAAGAAATTCATTTATTATATAAAACTATTCTAAAAGCAAAAAAAGATATAAAATATGCTCCAAGCAAGAAAATAGGAGTAGAAATGATATTTTTAGAATTTTTAAGTAAAATAAAACAAAATACAGAAATCGAAAAAAAAAATAGAAACTAA